DNA from Desulfatirhabdium butyrativorans DSM 18734:
CATCCTCGAGCCGAACGCCGGGATGGATCGAGGTCAGCAGCATTTCCCGGGTTTCCGGATCGAATCGGAGCACCCCCAGCGTGGTGATGACGGTGCTGGGGCCGCCTCGAGGAAGTCCGACATCGTTTCGCCAGGTTCCCCCTTCCCCCCATCCGGGAGACGTGATGTAATCCACCCGTTCGACGAACCGCCTTCGCTCGTGGCTCATCACGATGATGTGCCGTTGGGCGAGGCAGGCCAAATCGCAGGCGCCGCCGCTTCCAGGAAGGGAGGCCATCCTGCCCTCGGCATCGAAGGTTCGGGTCGTGTTGAGATTGCCGAACCGATCGACCTGAGCCCCGCCAATGAAGCTTGCGGAAACGAGCCCCTGCTGCAGCAGGCACATGGCGTCGAAGGTGTCTGCGAGCCAGGCGGATCGATACAGGTTGGGCAAATCTCCCATGGTCAGAATGGGCTCCGGAGCGACGCTATCCCGAACGATTCCCAATTCATAAACGCCGACGGCGTTCGGGGCATGAAGGCTTTTGGCCAGCAGAAATCCCAGCAAGGGAAGCCGCATGCCGACGAAAATCACCTCGTGATCCATTATTTCGCGGGCGGCTGCTGCCACCATCAACTGGGATCGGGTATAGGGGACATCAATAGCCATAATCCACCCCCTCTGCAATGCTGTGGTTGCGAATTGCCAATGCCTGCATGCGTTCTTCTCCGATACACCTTCGCATGTAGACATCCCGATCCGGCACCCCATGGACATCGGACTTCAGCCAGGCTTCGAAATCTTCCGGCCTTTTGCTGCGGTTCTTGTACCGCAGGAATTCTTCGTGGTCCCGGTTGTAATATCCAGGCATGGGAGAGGGGTGGGCCCCCCAAGGCACGTGGGCGACTGCGGAAACGCGAAAACCGGGAACAAGCACCCGGTTCGGGTCCCGGAAAATCATATCGGAGGAAACGATTTCCTCGGCCAGCAGCAGCACCTTTTCGGCAGCCATGCAGGCTTCCCGGGTGATACCGAGGCACCCCCACACATGGGCGTTACCGGATGTATCGCTTCGCTGCACCTGAACGACGGCCACATCGGGCCGGATGGCTGCCACGGCGGACAGGCGTTTTCCCGTAAATGGGCAGCTCATGGTCGTGATCGAGGGATTTTCGTTCAGAATGTCGCTTCCCAGAGCCGTCAGCGAAGGCAGGAAGGTGACACCCATGGCTGCGGCCTTCAGGGCCAGGGAAATGGTGAAGTTGGAATGGTGTTCGACAGTGATGGAACGGCTTTCGGCCGCCCGCTGGTAGTTGTAGCCGATGCCGGTGATGACGTTTCCGACCCAGGCCGCACGAACCTTTTCGGCACAGCCTGCGCCGATCAACTGATCGAAGAGAATGTCGGAAATGGGGCCGATCAGGGTCAGATTCCGTTTGTTCTGCCGGATGACTTCATGGCCGAATGCAAAGGGGATGGCGGTTTCCAGCGATAGGCCCAGGGCGACGGCCGAGCCGTCCGGAACGAATCGCTGTACCGCCTCGGACAAGGAAAGCAGTTTCGAAGGGGGCATTCAACAGGTCTCCTTTTTCGGATGCGAGAATGCAGAACCAATGGCATGAACGATTTTCCCTTCCATACCATCTTCCTCGGCAATTTCCAACCCCTCTATCTTGTATCTTCTCAATGAATGCCCATGGCGCATGTCGGCAGCCCTGTGGATGAAAATCGGAAAAGTATTTTCCCTTATCCAACCGTTCCCATTCACCCCTTTTCCCCTTCCCTTCTGCCCGATCATTTTCCGAACGGGCACTTCGGGAACGTGCAGGTCTTGCACTCCATGCAGAAGGCGCCGTGGCCCATCTTGGCCAGGTGCTCCCGCTGGATGGGAACATTGGCCAAAAGCCTCGGCAGCAGAAGATCGAAACTCGTGATCTTGAAGTAGAGGGCGCATGCGGGCACACCGATGACCTGGACGTTTCCGATGCGGGCCAGCAGGGTCATCGCGCCGGGCAGAATGGCCGATCCATAGAGCATGCCGGAGGCCCCGGCATCGAGAAGTCCCTGCCGGGTGACATCGTCCGGATCGACCGACAGACCGGCCGTAGTAACCAGCAGATCGGCGCCTGCCTGAAGGATGGCTTGAATGCCTTCGGATATGGCGTTTCGATCATCCGGAACGATATCGGTACGGACGACCGAACAGCCGTATGCTTCGACTTTGGCTCGAATGATCGGGATGAATTTGTCTTCGACCAACCCCCGGAATACCTCGGTTCCCGTGACCAGAATGCCGACTTTGGCCTGCCGCATCGGATGGATGGAAAAGATCGGTTTCTCATCCAGGACCTGCATGGCCCGCTCGAAGGTGGTTCTGGGCAAATACAAGGGGATGGCCCGGGTTCCGGCGAAGACCTGTCCTTTCTGGAGAACGCTGTAGCTTTTCCGGCTGGCGCACATCACCCCTTCGATGCGGTTGAACCGCTCGAGAATGTCATCGGCTACCACCAGCAGGCCATCTTCGGCTGCAAACAAATTGATCTTGCCTTCCCGGGGCGGATCACTGCGCCCGATACGCTCTCCACTCATGGCCTTCGCAAAGGCCAGCGCAGCCTCGTTTTCATGCACCCAGCCTGAACCGATCGCCGTTTCGTCTGTGACATAGACCTGTTCTTTACCCATCTGGTGCAACCGGCACAGGTCTCCGGCATCCAGTACATGGCCCTTCTGGAAAGCCGGGCCTTTGCTCTTGCCCGGGATGATTTCGGTCATGTCGTGAACGATGGGCTTCCCGATGGCCTCCTCCACAGACACGGCTTTCAGCTCCGGGGTCGGGATCCCATGCGGGAGCTCGATGTACGGGTTCTGCCCCTGGCAGACCCGGCAGATGCGTCCGTGATCTGCCGGATAGGCTTCCCCGCAGATGGAGCATATCGCTATGGCGCCTTTGTGCCGACGCTGCAGCAGATGCTCGCGGAGGGTAACCGGTTCGATCCCGTAAATGCCGAAACCGGCTTCGCGAATCTGGGAAAGCAGCAAATCGGTATCCTGTTCCCGCTTGGGTTTCAATTTGAGAAACCAGGTGTGAACGGCCGGATAGTGCACCGTTTTCCGCGAATCCACGTAGACCCGGACACCGTTACCGTTTGTTTTGTCATAAAGGCACAAGGCATATCGCCCGAGATTGAGCACGCGCATCCACCCGTTTCCAATGGTACAGGGCGTGAGCAGTTGAATGGCATCCGGAAGGCAATTGGTTGTTTCACTGACGGCATCGTAGAGCACACCTTCCGGCATCCGCTCCATGGCCATCTGCACCATGAAACCGCCCATCAGCACGCCTGGCGCCGCATATCCATGAAAAGACTGAACCACGGAAACGAATTCATCATAGGAATATTTTCCGATCTTCTGTACCGCCGAATCGTTGTGTGGAGATACCTGCATGTTCGATTTCCCTTCCATCTGAATTGGGGACAACTGGATGTTGATATTGAAAACGTGAACGCTGTCCTGAAAACGTCGATCAACAACCCCGCGGATTTCGATCCTTGACTCCCATCATTGGTGATGGGCTCGCAAAAAGTCCAGCATATGGACGGCTTCGAAAAAAGGCCGCAGGCAAGGAGTGCAAATTGCGTCTGTGAGGCGTACTTGAACGTACGCCGCAACGACGAGGGATGCAGCACGATCCCGCGGAACGCGAGACATCCGGCCTTTTTGCGAAGCCGTCATTGGTTGTCGATCATTGGTATGGATCATATCGGTTTCATCTGCTATATTTCATTCAGCTCATTGACTAACTGTCGGCCCATGTTTTGTCAACCCTATAGACGACTGGCGATACGACCCCAAACCCATCAATAGTGCCTGAACGGAAAACTCCTATTTGGAGCAGCGCGTCGCCTGCGGGCAGGCTGTACCCAAAACAGGTTTTTCCGTTCAGGCACTAAGCCTATCGTCTATAGCCCATTTATGATGAACAACAAAGCTCCTCGGAACCGATCCTTCGATGCAACACACACAACCGTTTCTTTCCCATTGCCGGCTGCGATTTCTGGTAATGATGGCCATCTGTCTGCTTCCCACATGCTTTCTCTCCTGCAGCAGGGATGCCGATTATAAAAAGGTGGATTTTACCCAGAAAACGGATAACGAAAAAAAAGATTCGACCCCTGTCCGGGAACCCCTTCGGGTAGCTGTGGCAGCCATGATTTCACCGAAAGAGACCTTTATTTATTACCGGGAGATCATCGATTACATCGGCGCCAAACTGAACCGGGAAACACTTCTTGTCCAGAGAAAAACGTATGGAGAGGTAAACGGGCTGCTGGCCAGAAACGGCATCGATCTGGCCTTCATCTGCAGCGGGCCCTATGTGATGGGTTCCGATACAGCCGGTTTTTCGGCCATCGCTACCCCTGTCATCCATGGCAAACCCATGTATCAATCCTACCTTATCGTCCACAAGGACAGTCCATATCAGACGATCGAAGATCTGAAGGGCAAAACCTTCGCCTTCACGGACCCCGATTCCAATTCCGGAAGCCTGGTTCCAAGATACTGGCTCAAGCAACTGGGGACCCGACCCGAGGATTTCTTTCATTCCATCACCTATACCTACAGCCATGACAATGCCATCATGGCTGTAGCCAAACAACTGGTGGATGCTGCAGCCGTCGATGGACATTACTGGGAATACTATCAGCAGCGCAATTCCTATTATTCCGGCAAAACGCGTGTAATCAAACAATCCGAGCCTTTCGGCAGCCCGCCGATCGTCGTATCGAATGCCTTGGCACCCGATCTGAAAAAGGCACTGGCTTCCATTCTGCTGCACATGCACGAGGATCCCGATGGAAGACGCATTCTGGCCGGATTGATGATCGAGCGCTTCGAAAAGCCCCGGGCTGAGTGGTATGCGCCCATCCGTGCGATGGTGAGCTACCTTTCCCAAAACGATGGAACCCACGGCGATGTACCCCAAAAGCCTGAAAAATAGCCTTCTGCTGGTTGTGGCCCTCTTTGTCATTCTGCCGGGTATCGCCATCTCTCAGCTTGTCGCTCACCATTACAGCACTGGCTTGATGGAACTGGCCGCCGCCCGCGCGGAAAACATCGCCCACAATCTGGCTCTCGAATCTACCGACAAAATTTTAACGAACGAACTGGTGGCCCTGCAAAAGCTCTGCGACGACCAGATCGCAGGGGACGCTTTCATCGCCTATATTTTCATCGTTCGCAACGGAAAGGTCCTGGTCCACACGTTTGCAGACGGAATCCCCCGGCAACTGATTCAGGCCAACGCCAGCGACACCGAAAGCCTGCCGCATGTCACCAGGATCGTCTCCGAAAAAGGCGATCGCTTCATCGATATCGCTTATCCCATCTTTGATGGAAAGGCCGGGACATTGCGAATGGGGTTTTCCGAAACACCTTACCGGCGGAAGGTTCATGAGCTTTGGAGCCGCATCAGTTTCATTTCGTTCATCATTCTCTGCCTGACCCTTGCCCTGAGCCAGTGGGTGATCGGCCGTTTGCTGAAACCGCTGGGCCTCTTGACCCAATATGCGGAGCAGATCGATCTGGACCATACAGACACCCAGATCGCACTCAAGGGCGGACAGGAAGTGATTTCGCTGACCAGCGCCTTTAATGCCATGCTGATACGGCTTCGGAACAATACGAAGCGACTCCGGGAATACACGCGCGCCCTCGAGCAAAAAAATATGGAACTGCAGCGGGCGCACAAACAGTTGGCCACATCTTTTTCGATCTCCCAAAAAATAGCGGCGCTCTCCGGACTGGAACAGATCGGCGCTTTCCTGATCCAGACATTGAAGGAAGTGATGCTCAGTCAACGCATTCATCTTCTGGTTTTCGATGCGCCTGCCCAATCCGTTCATATACTCACCACCGAAGGAAGGATCGAACGGGATGAAACATGCCATGCCATCCTGTTCGAGTTGTTCGACCGCTGCAAAGAACCCAAATGTGTCGCTCAATCCGAGGTTGCCTCCTGCCGGATTCCGGACCTGGCCCAAGAGGCCGATCAGGTGGCGATCTTTCCGATTCGAAACCACGACATGCTGATCGGCGGATTGTTGGTCGTCTGCGATGAGACCTGTTCTCCGATCAAACAGGATATGCGCGTCGCACTGATGATCCTCAGCCAAGCGGCCGGTGCGCTTCAGCGCGCCTGTATCCATGAAGATCAGTTGCGGGCGCTTCGCCAGCGACTCGATCTGGATGCCGGACTGGGAGAGATTGTGGGTAAAGACCCCAAGATGCAGACGCTGTTTCGATTGATCGAGGATGTGGCGCCGACCGATGCCACCGTTTTGATTCAGGGCGAAAGCGGAACGGGAAAGGAGCTTGTCGCCCGGGCCATCCACAACCGAAGCCACCGGGCGAATAAACCCTTTGTGGTGATTAATTGTTCGGCATATCCCACGACGCTTCTGGAAAGTGAGCTTTTTGGTCATGAAAAAGGGGCTTTCACCGGCGCCACGCGTCGGAAAATCGGCCGCTTTGAGCAGGCCGACGGCGGAACCGTCTTCCTGGATGAAATCAGCGAAATCGAGCCCATGTCCCAAACCCGCCTGTTGCGTGTCCTGCAGCAGCAAACCATCGATCGGCTTGGCGGTGATCAGCCCATCAAAGTCGATGTGCGGATACTTGCGGCAACCAATCGAGATCTAATGCAAGAAGTACGCCAAGGCAGGTTTCGGGAAGACTTGTTCTATCGCCTGAATGTCGTTCCGATTCGGATCCCGCCGCTTCGGGAAAGATCGAGAGATATACATCTGCTGGCCCGCCATTTTCTGAACCGATTCGCGAAAGAGCAGGGCAAAACAATCCATGGTTTTCGGAGCGAGGTCTTGCGAAGTCTCATGGACTATACGTGGCCGGGCAATGTTCGAGAACTGGAAAACACCATCGAACATGCGGTCGTTCTGGCAAAAGGAAACATGATTGAACTGAACGATCTGCCCACATCACTGGTGGAACCGCAACCATCCGTTGCATGCCACCCTTCCACCATCGCCGAAATTGAAACCAGGACCATTCTGAATGTTCTGGACGAGGTGAACTGGAACAAGACCGAAGCGGCCAGAAAGCTCGGTATCAGCCGCAGCACCCTGTATGAAAAAATGAAAAAGCGCAACATCAAGAACTCTTCGTCCGGATCGTCCGGCGATCTTGCGTGATTCGTACGTCCGATTTCCGGATATTTTATCCAATTGAATTTATGTTAAAATAACCGATCCGGCACGATGATCGATCGATTTTCGGACATTCGCCTTGTCGAAAAACCCCATCATTCGGTCGTGATTTCCCCTCTTTCCATCCACACCCCCGGCTGAAACCCGCTTCTTACAGATCATTCCAACTCTCGGCACAACTATTGCAAAGTTTTTGGATTGATTTGCATCAAAATCAATGCCTCGGGGCGTCATTCCTGCGAAATCTTGTCTTTGGCGGGAGGAATCCAGAACATTGGCCAACGCAGGACCTTGTATGGGCGACCGGCCGGTCGCCCATACAGGCTGCGCACTGACGTATCATTCCGGTAATTGTTCATTGAGGTGGCGCAGCCCCCGTCCAGAAAAATAGGCCAGAAACCCATAGCCTATTGCCCATAGCCTGTATTTTCACGATAAAACTGGAAATTCTTATGACCCGCTCCCCGCCTTCCAATGAACAGGTGGCCATCTTAAGCGCCGATGCCGAGGATATCGCCGCCTTCTGTCATGAGATTCAACAAGCCGATTATCGGACAACCGTCTTTTCGAGCGTGGATCAACTGGATGAGGGGCTTGTTCGAAATCCTTGTTTTGCCGTAATTCTGGATGCCGACGGCATCGAGCTGAACGACTTCATCATCCGCAAATTAAAGAGCCGTCATCCGGAAACCCATTTTTTGCTGGCATCTCGAAATCCGTTTCACCCGGAGCTCCAGGAATCCATCAGCCGCATTCTCTATGCCTGCCTGAGAAAACCGGCCAACCTGGAAGAAATCACGTATCTGTTCAGAAGCATATCGCGTCGCATCCCGAACAGGGGAACAGGCGTTCTCGATCAGGGACAATCCGTTGAGACACCATGAAGGAATTCATCACCATCAACCACGGGAGGTCAACACATGTCAAATTCTGAAAACGCTGTCAGCCGGCGCCAGTTTCTGGGGAAGGTCGGCATCAGTGCAGCAGCCCTGGGCGTTACGACGTTACTCATTCAGGGCGATCGATCGGCGGAAGGCAAGCAAACGGGTGTGAAAAAATACGCCATGGTGATCGACACCAACCGGTGCACCTGCTGCCACGGATGCACTATCGCCTGCCTGAGTGAAAACAATGTCCCGGACGGATATTACCGTTGCTGGGTCAAAAAAATCGCCAAAGGTCGATACCCCAATGTCAGTTTTCATTTTCTCCCCCGATTGTGCAACCATTGTGAAGATGCCCCCTGCCTGAACCTCTGCCCAACGGGAGCCACGTATCGTACCCAGGAGGATGGCGTCGTTCACGTCAACCGGGAAGTCTGCGTCGGATGCCACGTTTGCATCGATGCCTGCCCCTACGGGGCGCGGTTTTTCAACCCCATCACCCATACGGCCGACAAATGCGATTTTTGCTATCACCGCATCACGCAGGGCATGGAGCCTGCCTGTGTAACAGCCTGTACGGGAAAGGCGCGGATATTTGGTGATCTGAACGATCCGACGAGCCAGATCGCAAAATACCTCAACGATCATTCGACACAGTCCCTTCGAACCGATCTGGATACCCACCCCAAGGTCCATTATGTCATGGCCGATGAAGCCATCCTGAATGCCGATTATTCCGCGCTCACCAAAAAGGAGGAACGATGAACGAAGTGATTCAGCATATCCATTGGATCAATCACGGGGTCGCACTCGGATACCTCATCGCGTGCTACCTGTTTTTCTTCTCCCTGGCGGAAGGGACGCACATCGTCTCCCACCTTTCCTGGCTGTATTACCGGCAGGACAATTACCGCCCTCTGGAAAAAGTCGGATCGTTTCTGCCATTCATCATTCTGTGCCTGGTATCGCTGTTTCTGGTCGCCGATCTTGGCCATCCGGAACGGGCAATGACCATGGCCTACCACTGGAACTGGACAGCCCCGGTCGCCTACGGCTTCTATGTCGTTCTGTTGTGCATCATTTCCTATGCCTTTCATGCCTACTATCTGTTTCTTCCGGAAATGATCGTCAAGGCCCGCACCGGAAAGGGACTTGCCGGCTTATACCGATTGCTTGCCGGAAAGCTCGAAACGGGAAACACGGATGATATCCGGGGGCGGCATCATGCCAAAGAGCGCTTCTGGGCGAACGCCAGTGTGACCATGTCCATCGTCGGCCTGATTTATCTGGGGTTCATGCTCAGTTCCTTCAAGGGACGGGTCGCCTGGAACTCGGCGGTCATGATCTTCATCTTCATCAGTCAGGGCCTTTCTACCGGGGCGGCCTTCCTGATTCTCTTCTCCCAGATCAAGAATATCATCGGCAGTCCTTCTGCAACCGATGTAGCCGAGCAGGAAACGTATCTGAGCGGGTTGGCCAGATTTCTGAAATATGCCCTTCTGGTTCAGGCCATCGTATGGGGCGTCTACCTGTTGCAGCTACATTTCGTCGGCCAGGGCGGCAAGGCCATCATCTATCTGTTGCTCTCCGGGCCAAGGTCCTCACAATTCTGGATGCTGCAGATCGCCGTCGGGTTGGTCATTCCCTTTGTGCTGACGTTTGCCAAAGCAGGCCGTTCGTCTGGCGGCATTCGATTCATCGCGGCAGCCGCAGCCATCCTGGGAGCGTTTTTCGGCATCGTCAATCTGTTTATCGGTGGTCAGATGCTGCCCATGACCAGCCATCAGTGGGAGAAGGTCCCACCCGATCCTGAAAAGATCACTTTTGCGGTCATCATCACCGCTCTGATTCTGGTCATCTTTCTGGTCAGCTACAAAATACTGCCCTATGAAAATATCCAAAGCGAGGAGGTCTGAATATGGGTTTCACCGACAGAAGAACATTCATCAAATCTGCGCTGGCGCTGGGCGCCATGGTCGCCACATCCGGCTGTATGAAACCCGCCGATAAACCGGCCCCGTGGATCAGCGGCGCTCCCGATCCCGATCCGATGAATGGGAAAAACGTCAAGATCGTACGGACGGTTTGTCTGGCCTGCCACAGCGCCTGCGGCCTTCAGGTCAAGGTCGTCGACGGCGTTGTCGCCAAGGTAAGCGGAAACCCCTATCATCCCAACACGATGGAACCGCATATTCCCTATGGGACCGATCCCAAGGCCGCCGAGAAACTGGAAGGTACCGTTTGCGCAAAGGGCGGTGCGTTGATTCAGAGCCTCTACAACCCCGATCGTCTGCTGCATCCCCTCAAGCGGGCCGGCGCCCGTGGATCGGGAAAGTGGAAAACCATCACCTGGGAGCAGGCCTACAATGAAATCATCAACGGCGGCGATTTGTTCGGAGAAGGACCGGTGGAAGGACTTGCCGCCCTGAGAGACCTGCAAACGCCCATCGATCCGGAAGCTCCGGAGCTCGGTCCCAAGGCCAATTCCGTCGTGTTCATGCCGGGCCGAATCGAACACGGGAAAAAGGAGTTCACGGACCGCTGGTTCAAGAATGCATTCGGAACCGTCAACAACCGGCTGGACCACACATCGATCTGCGAAACGTCCCATCACGTCGGGCTGAGCCTGTGTTTTGAAGGATCTACCCACATCAAGCCCGACATCATGAATGCCCAGTATATCCTCTTTTTCGGGACCAGCCCCTATGAAGCGAATTTTCCCATGCAGGCGCTGGCGCGCAAGCTGAATTTTTTCCGGGAGCGGAAAGGCAAACTGGTCATCGTCGATCCCAGGTTCTCCAATTCCGCTGCGAAAGCCTATCGTTGGATTCCCATCCTTCCGGGAACCGATGCGGCCTTCGCTCTGGGCATGATGCGATGGATGATCGAGCACGACCGCATCGACAAACGATACCTGTCCTTTCCAAATGCAAAAGCATCGAGCGCCGACGGACATCTGACATGGTGCAATGCAACCTATCTGGTC
Protein-coding regions in this window:
- a CDS encoding FmdE family protein, producing MQVSPHNDSAVQKIGKYSYDEFVSVVQSFHGYAAPGVLMGGFMVQMAMERMPEGVLYDAVSETTNCLPDAIQLLTPCTIGNGWMRVLNLGRYALCLYDKTNGNGVRVYVDSRKTVHYPAVHTWFLKLKPKREQDTDLLLSQIREAGFGIYGIEPVTLREHLLQRRHKGAIAICSICGEAYPADHGRICRVCQGQNPYIELPHGIPTPELKAVSVEEAIGKPIVHDMTEIIPGKSKGPAFQKGHVLDAGDLCRLHQMGKEQVYVTDETAIGSGWVHENEAALAFAKAMSGERIGRSDPPREGKINLFAAEDGLLVVADDILERFNRIEGVMCASRKSYSVLQKGQVFAGTRAIPLYLPRTTFERAMQVLDEKPIFSIHPMRQAKVGILVTGTEVFRGLVEDKFIPIIRAKVEAYGCSVVRTDIVPDDRNAISEGIQAILQAGADLLVTTAGLSVDPDDVTRQGLLDAGASGMLYGSAILPGAMTLLARIGNVQVIGVPACALYFKITSFDLLLPRLLANVPIQREHLAKMGHGAFCMECKTCTFPKCPFGK
- the dsrO gene encoding sulfate reduction electron transfer complex DsrMKJOP subunit DsrO gives rise to the protein MSNSENAVSRRQFLGKVGISAAALGVTTLLIQGDRSAEGKQTGVKKYAMVIDTNRCTCCHGCTIACLSENNVPDGYYRCWVKKIAKGRYPNVSFHFLPRLCNHCEDAPCLNLCPTGATYRTQEDGVVHVNREVCVGCHVCIDACPYGARFFNPITHTADKCDFCYHRITQGMEPACVTACTGKARIFGDLNDPTSQIAKYLNDHSTQSLRTDLDTHPKVHYVMADEAILNADYSALTKKEER
- a CDS encoding CoA-transferase subunit beta, which codes for MAIDVPYTRSQLMVAAAAREIMDHEVIFVGMRLPLLGFLLAKSLHAPNAVGVYELGIVRDSVAPEPILTMGDLPNLYRSAWLADTFDAMCLLQQGLVSASFIGGAQVDRFGNLNTTRTFDAEGRMASLPGSGGACDLACLAQRHIIVMSHERRRFVERVDYITSPGWGEGGTWRNDVGLPRGGPSTVITTLGVLRFDPETREMLLTSIHPGVRLEDVLAQTGWDLSVSPELSETPAPSAEEIALLKRFDPKGYWTGK
- the phnD gene encoding phosphate/phosphite/phosphonate ABC transporter substrate-binding protein — protein: MQHTQPFLSHCRLRFLVMMAICLLPTCFLSCSRDADYKKVDFTQKTDNEKKDSTPVREPLRVAVAAMISPKETFIYYREIIDYIGAKLNRETLLVQRKTYGEVNGLLARNGIDLAFICSGPYVMGSDTAGFSAIATPVIHGKPMYQSYLIVHKDSPYQTIEDLKGKTFAFTDPDSNSGSLVPRYWLKQLGTRPEDFFHSITYTYSHDNAIMAVAKQLVDAAAVDGHYWEYYQQRNSYYSGKTRVIKQSEPFGSPPIVVSNALAPDLKKALASILLHMHEDPDGRRILAGLMIERFEKPRAEWYAPIRAMVSYLSQNDGTHGDVPQKPEK
- a CDS encoding sigma 54-interacting transcriptional regulator, whose protein sequence is MYPKSLKNSLLLVVALFVILPGIAISQLVAHHYSTGLMELAAARAENIAHNLALESTDKILTNELVALQKLCDDQIAGDAFIAYIFIVRNGKVLVHTFADGIPRQLIQANASDTESLPHVTRIVSEKGDRFIDIAYPIFDGKAGTLRMGFSETPYRRKVHELWSRISFISFIILCLTLALSQWVIGRLLKPLGLLTQYAEQIDLDHTDTQIALKGGQEVISLTSAFNAMLIRLRNNTKRLREYTRALEQKNMELQRAHKQLATSFSISQKIAALSGLEQIGAFLIQTLKEVMLSQRIHLLVFDAPAQSVHILTTEGRIERDETCHAILFELFDRCKEPKCVAQSEVASCRIPDLAQEADQVAIFPIRNHDMLIGGLLVVCDETCSPIKQDMRVALMILSQAAGALQRACIHEDQLRALRQRLDLDAGLGEIVGKDPKMQTLFRLIEDVAPTDATVLIQGESGTGKELVARAIHNRSHRANKPFVVINCSAYPTTLLESELFGHEKGAFTGATRRKIGRFEQADGGTVFLDEISEIEPMSQTRLLRVLQQQTIDRLGGDQPIKVDVRILAATNRDLMQEVRQGRFREDLFYRLNVVPIRIPPLRERSRDIHLLARHFLNRFAKEQGKTIHGFRSEVLRSLMDYTWPGNVRELENTIEHAVVLAKGNMIELNDLPTSLVEPQPSVACHPSTIAEIETRTILNVLDEVNWNKTEAARKLGISRSTLYEKMKKRNIKNSSSGSSGDLA
- the nrfD gene encoding NrfD/PsrC family molybdoenzyme membrane anchor subunit, whose amino-acid sequence is MNEVIQHIHWINHGVALGYLIACYLFFFSLAEGTHIVSHLSWLYYRQDNYRPLEKVGSFLPFIILCLVSLFLVADLGHPERAMTMAYHWNWTAPVAYGFYVVLLCIISYAFHAYYLFLPEMIVKARTGKGLAGLYRLLAGKLETGNTDDIRGRHHAKERFWANASVTMSIVGLIYLGFMLSSFKGRVAWNSAVMIFIFISQGLSTGAAFLILFSQIKNIIGSPSATDVAEQETYLSGLARFLKYALLVQAIVWGVYLLQLHFVGQGGKAIIYLLLSGPRSSQFWMLQIAVGLVIPFVLTFAKAGRSSGGIRFIAAAAAILGAFFGIVNLFIGGQMLPMTSHQWEKVPPDPEKITFAVIITALILVIFLVSYKILPYENIQSEEV
- a CDS encoding CoA transferase subunit A — translated: MPPSKLLSLSEAVQRFVPDGSAVALGLSLETAIPFAFGHEVIRQNKRNLTLIGPISDILFDQLIGAGCAEKVRAAWVGNVITGIGYNYQRAAESRSITVEHHSNFTISLALKAAAMGVTFLPSLTALGSDILNENPSITTMSCPFTGKRLSAVAAIRPDVAVVQVQRSDTSGNAHVWGCLGITREACMAAEKVLLLAEEIVSSDMIFRDPNRVLVPGFRVSAVAHVPWGAHPSPMPGYYNRDHEEFLRYKNRSKRPEDFEAWLKSDVHGVPDRDVYMRRCIGEERMQALAIRNHSIAEGVDYGY